Proteins encoded within one genomic window of Paludisphaera rhizosphaerae:
- a CDS encoding rhomboid family intramembrane serine protease: MVLPLGDLQPTRIVPVVTYALIALNVVMFFVQSQRGDQFTMALACTPWEITHAEDIDQPILRQGAQVRHGGPFGDQVQVDPREVIPHAPSPIPVWLTMFTAMFLHGSLMHLLGNMLYLWIVGDNVEEVLGGVRYFIVYLACGLMGSLAQIAAAPNSTIPTLGASGAIAGIMGAYVVWFPHNHIRVLVFRFITVLPAVIVIGGWIVLQIWLGVQGFGKMGETGGVAYLAHVGGAVTGIVVALLFYNRAQQVKAMDAYAQGWRPEPPSPYGYS; encoded by the coding sequence ATGGTTCTCCCCCTCGGCGATCTCCAGCCGACCCGGATCGTCCCGGTCGTGACGTACGCGCTGATCGCGCTCAACGTGGTGATGTTCTTCGTCCAGAGCCAGCGCGGCGACCAGTTCACGATGGCCCTGGCCTGCACGCCCTGGGAGATCACCCACGCGGAGGACATCGACCAGCCGATCCTCCGCCAGGGGGCTCAGGTTCGGCATGGCGGTCCGTTCGGCGATCAAGTCCAGGTTGACCCCCGCGAAGTCATCCCCCACGCCCCCAGCCCGATCCCCGTCTGGCTCACCATGTTCACGGCGATGTTCCTCCACGGCAGTCTCATGCACCTGCTGGGGAACATGCTCTACCTCTGGATCGTCGGCGACAACGTCGAGGAGGTGCTGGGGGGCGTCCGGTATTTCATCGTCTACCTGGCGTGCGGCCTGATGGGGTCGCTCGCCCAGATCGCCGCCGCGCCGAACTCGACGATCCCGACGCTGGGAGCTTCTGGCGCGATCGCCGGGATCATGGGGGCGTACGTCGTCTGGTTCCCCCACAATCACATCCGCGTTTTGGTTTTCCGGTTCATCACCGTGCTCCCGGCCGTGATCGTCATCGGCGGCTGGATCGTCCTACAGATCTGGTTGGGAGTGCAAGGATTTGGGAAGATGGGCGAGACCGGCGGAGTCGCCTATCTGGCTCACGTCGGCGGCGCGGTGACGGGAATCGTCGTCGCATTGCTGTTTTACAACCGGGCTCAACAGGTCAAGGCGATGGACGCCTATGCCCAGGGATGGCGACCCGAGCCCCCCTCCCCTTACGGCTACTCCTGA